The nucleotide sequence ACGTGCATTAGCCCATATGTTGTGCCAATGTTGCACCAAGTGGAATTGGCTACGTCTTCTACTTCATTAATAAGAATGAATTCAGTTGACTCTTTCTACTAGTGCTTAAGTGACCAAAAATGAGGACAATCCTTAGCCTCTATATGCTTAATTTTTTTACATATCAGCAAACTATAGCTTGATATTTTTGcagattataaaaaaattaattataaattacactttcatacaaaaatttcaacatcGTATCATATGTTAGGGTCAATGACTCCACATTTAAATAGCCAGATATTTTGCACAAAATAAGTAAGGTTTGGTGACTTGCGTGGGTACTATCTCAACAAGAAATTAACTTCAAATGCCAAGTGCCGACTgaattatatatatgcaaattttTTGCTTTAATGTGGTAGATGGTAGACCCTCAATTCACTCCATCGGAATCATCACTTTGTTTCCTTTTGTTCCTATGTATACGCAGCAGATGAGTAGAACAAGCCGAATTCAGCATATCTACTATAGCTTGCTAGTTAAGTTAGCCAAACCGATATCATGAGAATCTGAAGGCCTAAATTCCTCAAAGAGCTGGAGTTCATTGCACTACTAGCTTCTTTGTTTTTGGTCTCAGTTCCATTTGCAATTTCTGTTTCCATTAGTAGTGAAATTTTCAGTCAGTGCATGACAGAAAAATCCAGTTACTACACCAAAATTTCTGATCAAAACATTCACACCTCAAACTCTTCTTTGTATTCATCTTTGCAATCTTCCCAACAAAACCCCAGATGGTTAAACTCCACGTCAAAGCCTCTTCTCCTTGTCAGACCTTTCCATGAGTCTGAAATCCAAGCAGCTGTTCATTGCAGCAAGAAACTTGGCTTGCAAGTCAGGGTTAGAAGTGGAGGACATGATTATGAAGGCCTATCTTACCCCTCCAAAACCCCATTTATCATCATTGACTTGATCAATCTCCGGTACATTGAGGTCAACCTTGCAGATGAGACAGCTTGGGTTCAGTCAGGAGCCACACTTGGTGAGCTTTATTATAGCATTGCCAAGAAAAGTTGGGTCCATGGATTTTCAGGAGGATTGTGCCCTACTGTTGGTATTGGAGGGCACTTGAGTGGAGGTGGGTTTGGAATCCTAATCAGGAAGCACGGCCTGGCAGCTGATAATGTCGTAGATGCTCGATTCATTGCTATCCAAAAATCCCCTCTGGAAGATGAATTTCAAAGCCAAATCCGACTTTGTGAAGAACCCAATACCCGAACCGGGACTCCAAGGGATTTGGGAGAGGTTTCAGCAGGAACAAAATGTGTACATGATTTTGGATCCATATGGTGGAAGAATGAATGAGATTTCAGAATATGAAACTCCATTTACTCACAGAAAAGGTAATTTGTTCAACATACAGTACATTACACGGATCTTGATCTGGGTGCCAACAAGGAAGACAACACAAGCTCTTGGAGGCAAGTGCTTGGAGAACAAGGTACTTCAAGAGTAACTTCAAGAGGCTGGCACAAGTGAAGAGCAAGGTTGATCCAGATAACTTCTTCAGAAATGAACAAAgcattcctcctcttccttctttgtttccAATCACAGAGGTTTGAAACAAAATGTTtcttctggttttttttcataTGAGCCTTTCATATGCAGATAACAGGCCAAACAACTTCAGTAAGAAATGCCTATCACCAGATATTTTCTAGGGTAATGTATGGATTAACCAGCATGTGAAAAGCTAGCAATTAGAAAAGTTAATGTTTTCTTACCAAGCAGCATAAGCCTTGTAAGATTTCCTAGAGTGATGGACTACCAGCTGGTATAAGCTTTCATTCCACATGACTTTTCAACCTTGATTGTGCAAAGAGAGGAAGCTTTGTTGTTCTGTTGTATCAACGTGTCCAAAGAGAAATTGGAAGAAAGAGACACGAGAAGGTTCTTCCCACACCGCTTGAGCCTTGAGCCTCCCTTGTTTTGGTGCTCAATTTTGATATAAACCCCTAACAAAGtggttttctttttccttttcctttaccAAGCAAACtcttaaaatataatatttttgggattttttcgtATGTTTAAGTGAAACCATCATGTGCATGTTGTACGCTAAAACATGGTCATTGGATACTTGACCACACTTTCCGTCTATTATTCATCATGTGCATGTCGTACGCtgaaacattataaaatatttacaagTTTAATCGTTATTAAATAATTTCCGAAGTCTTTCGTATAATTAAGTTTTGTAACTAAAACTGTTGTGTCATACTGAAAATACCAACTGCATGGTATAACAATCCGTGTGTTGGGAATTGGTTACCATGTTACCTCTTCACTTCAAATTGTTAAAATTGTCCTTTTGTCCAAAGACATTTTCGATCTGCTCTCTTCTGTATTTTAAGATGCGGCTATTAAGTTTCACTTTGTGCAGAACAACATTGTAAGTTGATCAAGAATTTAAGTAATGAATTTGCAGGAAAggttaaaactcaacaaaaattTACTCATCTGATGCAATGGtttcaaaacaaaatttacattcattCCATCACAATAACTGGCTCAGAAACTTGCAGAGTTATTCAgtgaaaataacaaaaacgCATTCACGTCGGATGTCTCTGAATCCTCAATTTCTCCACCCTACTCGGTGGTGGAAATCAACAAAATTTCCTACTCCCATTTAATCTCAATTCTCCCCAACGAGAAGATGAAAATTTAAACGAACCTTTCAAAAATTTGCGTGTACATTTCAACAACACATCAGGGAACCCTTGCGACCACATCAAGTTTTGCAACACGGTATCTCAGGCTCAGGTTCCATACCCGCTGTTTGCAGAAGGCCGAATGAAAAATCTTGTTGCTTCTTCGGCAGCAAAGAAAACCACTTTCTTATAGACTCAGCAGGACCGAACTGACTTCCAATGGCTGCTGAGATTGCATTATTCTGAATAATTGTTTTGAAATCAGAAGAGAGAagccccaacaatgccgtgacAGTGGCAATTTGAGTAGGAAGGCCGACACTCGTTGCAGAGTCCCTACATAAAAATGCAGATAATTCCCCCCTCAAGAATTCAACTTCTTTATCTCCATATCCAAGGGCATTAACTCCGATCCTGAAATTGAGTAACATATCGTTAAACTCAAGTCCTGGCACAAGTAGGCATTATGACATTTGGCCTAATATAAAGATTAGAAGAAAGTAAAGAAACAATAATTCCagcgaaaaaaataaaagaaaaagaaaaatgcaagGTAAATTAATCAAAGGCATACCTCCCAAGCTGACCAA is from Malus sylvestris chromosome 5, drMalSylv7.2, whole genome shotgun sequence and encodes:
- the LOC126622895 gene encoding berberine bridge enzyme-like 22, producing MTLSTHVDPRRLEQEDRVGHFRPQREEPVDSLKTGTISNLVAVVNQAVAATSRQLVQTGSFKKNSEQNGDGKEQQIGRQGTTISDLGFVREQTAVQCSDVPMVMVRASEQRDAGELEFIALLASLFLVSVPFAISVSISSEIFSQCMTEKSSYYTKISDQNIHTSNSSLYSSLQSSQQNPRWLNSTSKPLLLVRPFHESEIQAAVHCSKKLGLQVRVRSGGHDYEGLSYPSKTPFIIIDLINLRYIEVNLADETAWVQSGATLGELYYSIAKKSWVHGFSGGLCPTVGIGGHLSGGGFGILIRKHGLAADNVVDARFIAIQKSPLEDEFQSQIRLCEEPNTRTGTPRDLGEVSAGTKCVHDFGSIWWKNE